AATTTATCCTTTTAGGGGCTGCTGTCATGGGGTCCTCAGTGTCCTCTCTCTTCAGTGTGGTCCCTCGTCCCTCAGGAAATGACTTTACTCTCCCAGGGTAAGCTCAAAATAACACTTAGTGTTCCTGCTAAATCCTCCAGTAGCCCAGTGCTATGCAGTTCTTTCAAAGAACAGCTCTTGTGATTAACACAAAAGTCTCTAAACTTGTGTGTAAAAAAGCCTTTGTGTACCAAGCAAGGCATGGCTCACATCTGGTCATTTGCCCAGTTTTTGCCCTGATTCTTCCTGGCCTTGGATTAGTGTCTCTCCTCCTTTAGTCTTCCATGGGGTGGCAGTTATAGCCAACTACTGCCCTTCTACCTGTGTCTGAATTGCAGTATTGTTAACACTGAGCAACTCACAAGATTCCTCTTCACTAGGTCGCCCTCCAAGGCTGCCCAGCAATTCAAATCCCAGTGTTAGCCTTAGAGAGTTCAAAGGTGCTCATTAAAATTATGCATGCTGAACTGTAATAATAAATTCTGggctaaaattataatttaatattttttcaaagtaatttagagtgaaaaatttcagaattttctgttattttctataATTGGGAAAAACAGTCAAGTTTTTCAAATTAACATACAATAGTTGCATTACAACAAAgatatttatcattatttattcacttattcactcattcattcaaaaatactcGAGTGCCAGGAACTCTGCTGGACCCTGAGAATACAGTGAACAAAAGAAACATGACCacagaaattataataatttctatATTGTATCACTTATATCAAGAATAGTCTGTCATAGATTAAACATtctatttaagaaaacaaattggGGAGTGGGGAGAAACACATGGGAAGTAAATTTGCCATGATTAAGTATCAAAGTCGTTCTATGTTTTATGAACATGTAACAATTATTGTAAGTAACATTGGATACTAAAATATTTGCTGTTCACTTAAAGAGtgctagcattttattttaaaatttcactataCAGATGCATATCACAAAAAATGTACTAATTGCTTGAACAGAACTATTTATCAAGAATAAGAGTAATAAGATTTTGTAAAATGCTCATGCcaagaatgcaaaagaaaaaaacagcacaaTGACCTCACAACTAAGACATACTATAAATGTtatcaaaagataatttttactCTTCCTAGCACATAAAAGATAATTTATTGTTTCCAAACTTAATTGATAGTTTCTGTATTAGAACAAACCTATTACATATCAGTAATTTTCTTACCAAAATAGAACCCAATATatgtacagaaaatatttaagaaaataagtttGTCCTTAGCTTTAACATGGatgtgtacatataaatatacatatgtacattcaCAGGAGTAACATACATTGACAAAAAATTACACTTAGCAAAGGTCCAAAATTACACAAAAAAAATCCTGCTAGGGCTTTTTTTCTATCTTTGAGGTTTGACAAAGAATGTATAAAATTACTGAAGTAACAAAAAAGGACACAAAAACCACACTTCAAACAGACAAACTGCTTGTCAGTATTAGGACCTGATTTCACATACAGGTTTAATACACTTCCTCAAAAGTCATGCCATCAAGGTGAAGGATGAACATCTTCCACTACTGAATGAGGCTGGATGTCATTATTCTGAGAAGTAGGATTCTCCTCCACATGGGTTACTTTATCTGAGGTTCCTGCAGGAGAAACTTCATTATTTGTCTCCTCTTCACTAGGTGATAAGGTTTCAGGCAGTTCATTTGACATTAGAACTTGCAAaggttctattccactttcaacaTCCACTTGAATCCCCAAAACTTTAAGAATATCACATTTGCAAATGGGGCATGTCCCATGGGGTAAAATCCAGGGGTCAATGCAATTCTTGTGGAAAAAATGTTTACAAGTCAGAATACGAACTATGTCATTAGGCTTATAGCGTTCAAAGCAAATTACACAGCTATCcccatttggatttatttcttcaTCCCCCTCTTTTACTACTCGAAGTTGGAGTTGTCCAAATGCGTTCTGAAGATCTGTTGTTAATCGCTGCCATCTCCGGTTCTGAATCCTTGCTAAACAAAGTCTATAAATGTGATAAAAGATGAAATATGATAAGGTAGCAGTTGTGACAATCACAAAAGAGACCAAATAGTGATTCATCCAGATGATGTGCTTTCTCCCCACCTCAACCACGGCCGTAATGCGAACTCCCTTcttaattaaatggaaaatttccgTGCCTTTTAAGTTACCAATCATAACCACAACGACATCTTCAAATGCCTGATGAAACATGGGGAACACCTGGTTGCCAGTTCCTGGAAAGTTATAGATGATCACTCCACTGGCTCCCTTCTCAGTTGCCACTTTAATTTTCTGTGTGAAGGTACAACCTCCCCGTTCAATAAGTGCAAGCCAGGTCTCTGAGTACTTTGATCGGCTGAAAATGGTATTGGGATTACATGCATTTTGGATTTTTCCCTCTGGTGGCACTATAACTCCTGCCACTCTCTTCAAAGTGGAGCTTCTTCCAAAGATTCCAGTCTCTCCCAACTCTGACAACACATGATTCCCAACATGAAATGATATGTTCATATAAGCCATCCAAACAACACTTGCTCTGCAACAGTTCTGACTAACAAGCCAAACAACACTGAACTtcacaagccaggaagaggcagTGTTGTTTCTCCAAGTGCCAACCTTGAGTAGATgcatctctctcttctctgagtGACTTAAGAACCAACCCAACAGTTCCACATCTGTtgacaattaatttaaaataacgaagagaaaaaaatcttcaggaTACAAACAAGATCCACTGTCTTCCAGCATGTTTTTGTAAGAAATTCTTAAAGATGGCTTATGAGTTTCAGATGTCTTACTAGAGAGAGGTGAAAAACTTTAGGTTGAAAAATAAATCCCCTACTGTTAACTCTAAATACTGCTTACTGTTGTGTGATGTGATTATGACATGCAAGATCCAGCAGCCAATTAGATAAGAGCTTAGAGCATACTGTGAATTTATTGGCTTAAATGCTGTTATGGGTGATTTCTTTGTTGTTATAAGATGGATATAATCACTGAGATACATATAATGGTAGTAGGTAGcacattaaactaaaaattaaatctaaaattcATACAATGTGTGCTCTTTAAAGCCTGAAAGCACATGTAAGAAtgctttcttttcccagcaagtgAAGGAGATATTTCCAACAAAATGGCAAGctaaaaaaaaggataattaaaAATTAGTGCAGTGACCAGATGTGAGGCAAAAGTGGTGAGCTCAGTGACATTATTTTTACATCAAAAAGAAAAGTCACACTACTAATTtttgattcatcacataaacccttatattgcatttatttaatttaagcTTTCTGAGAAGTTTGTGGCTTTTGTTTTATGGTTTTGCTGTTTTAAATTAAGGGATCCTGCTCAGTTTACTTCTGCCTCACTTCCTCTGTCTTACATTGACTGTACAAATGTAGTAAGTCTGACAGGAGTAaagaaaggactaatatctagggAAGCTAATTTCTCTGCAGACTTTGACATCTGTTATTAATCAAACAATATTttgaaagagaggagaaagggtgTCAAGGGGAAAATTAAATATAGTCATATTAGTTTGGcacaattcctttttaaaaaacagctattAAGAAAAACTTCAAGGTGCACACTTAAAGTTAACCATTAGCAGCAATAAGTAGATGCTTTTATCAAACATTTTTGCAGAACTCAACAAATATCCCTATTAGAAGATTCCACAGGCTCTGTCCACTCTGCCTACGTTTTTGCCACAATCATGTCAGTGGCACAATATGACCTCAAAGCTAAAGGATGGCATGTGGACTCACAAGCAGAGTGAGTTCACAAGCAGCCACGCTGCTACTGGTAGACATTCTTGGGGGTGAATCTCAGTGGGTTTTTTTCCACCAGCTAGGAAACCGAAGCCAAAGATTCTGACCTTGAACATGAATGTCTCTGGTCTACATATGTAGAGTGCTAGAAGTCACTTTTGGTTGGATCTCACCAGGACTAAAGGAGCTGTTACTTCTTATGAAATGTGAATCTACAACATGGTAATTTGAGACAAGAAAGATGAAGGAACAAAGGGCCCTATGGGCCCAACAAAAACTAGTATAAAAAGAATACTGATGATATAAAACATACCCACAAAGGTTGATTTTCTCTCCCAAAGGCCATTaatcctattttattttcatacgTCCCTGCACTTTTTAAAAGGTAGTATATGGTGTGTATATTCACAAAGTGACACTGAGGTATCAAAGGTTTAGCATATCATCCAGAAACAGAAATTTTCATCAATACAACAATACTTAAATCTTTCTGTCTCTCATTGTTATATAGGTGTTTATTCATCTACTAGAAAAAAGGAAGATGCAAAATAAGGCAAAGAATATAACATGGAAAGGCAATTGAACAAAATTTTAGCTCTGCCCTATGTTATCAAAATGCCCCCAGAGAAACATTCATTACCAtttggagaggaaaagagaagcattTACTAAGGACCCTTCTAGAAAAGAAATCTGCTACCATAGCTGAGTCACTATGCTAGGATTTAAAGAGCTCTGGCAAACAAAGGTGAATGTTTGCAATGTTATCCTCAATGAGGCCTATAATAATTTAGAACACTTTTCCTTACATAACCAAAGTACTAtcatctaaaataattatttagaacACATTACCAATCCAGTGAGTAGCTTTGGAAACTAGATTTCCTGggtattaataaaattaattaaccaTGGAGAATCAGAGATATAAATTATTAGATACCAAAATTagtcaaaatgtggaaacaaagtACAAGAATTAGtattaaaaaaggaaactttaaaataGCATGGCTAATTCTCTATGGCAATGTCACAATCCTAGtaacttgaagaaaaaaattgttttttaacatATACTAATGTTCTTCTTTGGATAAGGGCAAAAAGGTataggattaagaaaatgtggcacatatacaccatggaatactatgcagccataaaaatgatgagttcatgtcctttgtagggacatggatgaagctggaaaccatcattctcagcgaactatcgcaaggacagaaaaccaaacaccacatgttctcactcataggtgggaattgaacagtgagaacacatggacacaggaaggggaccatcacacaccggggcctgttgtggggtaggggaaggggggagggatagcatttggagatatacctaatgttaaatgacgagttactgggtgcagcacaccaacatggcacatgtatacatatgtaactaacctgcacattgtgcacatgtaccctaaaacttaaagtataataaaaataaataaata
This window of the Pongo abelii isolate AG06213 chromosome 6, NHGRI_mPonAbe1-v2.0_pri, whole genome shotgun sequence genome carries:
- the RNF133 gene encoding E3 ubiquitin-protein ligase RNF133 produces the protein MHLLKVGTWRNNTASSWLVKFSVVWLVSQNCCRASVVWMAYMNISFHVGNHVLSELGETGIFGRSSTLKRVAGVIVPPEGKIQNACNPNTIFSRSKYSETWLALIERGGCTFTQKIKVATEKGASGVIIYNFPGTGNQVFPMFHQAFEDVVVVMIGNLKGTEIFHLIKKGVRITAVVEVGRKHIIWMNHYLVSFVIVTTATLSYFIFYHIYRLCLARIQNRRWQRLTTDLQNAFGQLQLRVVKEGDEEINPNGDSCVICFERYKPNDIVRILTCKHFFHKNCIDPWILPHGTCPICKCDILKVLGIQVDVESGIEPLQVLMSNELPETLSPSEEETNNEVSPAGTSDKVTHVEENPTSQNNDIQPHSVVEDVHPSP